In Tissierellales bacterium, the DNA window AGTCCATTTTGGCTCCACTAACAATTCTCTTTTCCCATCGCCTGTCAACCTGTGAATAACCATATCTTGTGGAAGTCGTTCAATACTATTACAAACTAATGAAATGTATTCTTCCCTCGATAAAATGGGGAAAGGGGTTCTTTCATAATGTTTATATAAATCAGTCCCTTTTTGAATATACAATGTGTGAAATTTAACCCCCCAGGTATTCGTATTTGCCACATACTTTACTGACGATAAAATATCTTTATGAGATTCATTAGGTAAACCAAAGATGAGATGAGTAACCACTTTAATATTTCTTTTATTTAATTCTTCTACAGCTCTTTCATAACACTCTAGTTCATATCCTCTTCTAATAAATTTAGAAGTATTGTCATAGATGGTTTGAAGTCCTAATTCTATCCAGAGAAAGGTCTTCTCATTAAACTTACTCAATAAATCTAAAACCCCTTTAGACAAACAATCTGGCCTAGTAGCTATTGCCAAACCCACTATTCCATTCTGTACAATTGCTTCTGTATATTTTTTCTCTAAATCCACTATAGGAGCATAAGTATTTGTAAAACTTTGAAAATAGGCAATAGATTTTCCTACAGGCCACTTTTTAGATAATAATTTTTTTTGCTGTTCCATTTGTTCTCTTATAGGTAAATATCTAGAAGCTGCAAATTCTCCTGAACCTTCTTCACCACAAAATATACAGCCCTTATTACCTATAGTTCCATCTCTATTAGGACAGGTAAAACCTCCATCTAGAGAAAGTTTCATTACTTTCTCACCAAAAATCTTTCTCATTTCATAGTTAAAGGACCTGTATCTCTTATCTCCCCAAATCAAAATATCACAACCTTAATATTATATTACTATTTCATCTACAACTAGTATATCTTCCCCGAACTGCATATCAAGTTCTTCTAACAATCTTCTTCTTGATATATCATAGGATTTATGAATTTCTATTATATCCAGCATATATCCTTTTTCCAACTTTTCCAATATACTATAATTAAACTTTTCTAAATATACTTGCAACCTTTCATTTAATCCAACCTTCTGACCTGCAACCATAAGTTCCTCCAAGAAATCTAAATCGTCTTTTTCATCTATATGATATACAGAATATTTTGTGAGTATTTCTTTAATATCTTTATTAATATTTTTATAAGCAATAAGAATTGATAAATATTTATATTTTGATTCCACAGAATTCCCTCCTTTCTTTATAATAAAAATATTTTATTATAAACCTTTATTAATTAAATATTTCACTAGTAAATATGTTACATTTTTAATAAATCCTACATGAGTTCTTTCGTAATATCATATACTGCAAAATATGATTTTATATTTTTAATTATATCAAATATTTACAAACTATTTCTTATATATTTAACTCAATTAAAAAAGAAACTCTCCATTTGGAGGGTTTCTCTTAAAGCATCTCTAAAAATGCATTTAATCTAGTATTTAATTGGCCTGTATCAAATTCTGAGTAGTCAGTTTCAATACATATATAAGGTAGACCTTTTTCCTTAGTAACAAGATTTTTAACATTATAAGATTCTACATTAAAAGTATGACAAGCCTGAAGAATTATTTCAATAACCCCATCAGCTTCATAATCATCAATCATTTCACCTAGTACATCTAATCGCCCTGGATTAGGAGTCATAACTGAACAGTTTACATTTAGATATTTTTGTGCTAAAGCATCTATCGGATCTATAGTTTCATTCACTAATTCCATTTTTTCCTTAGGCCCTGAACAATTTTCGAAACAAACTATATCTGCACCTAAATCTTCTATTTGTTTAAGAACTTTCTCTCGAACCCCATTTGAAGGGCAGCCGGTTATTACAATTCTTGGTCTATTACTTTTCTTTCCTTTAAATTCTTTCTCATACTTTTCTTTTAATTCTTCAGTTCTTTTGGTTATATCTTGGCGCATTTTTTTCTTATCAAATTCGAAGCCCATAGCCTCCATAACTGTATTTATTTCATAGCCAGAAATTGGAGAAGGATTAAGTTTACCTAGTTCATAAAAATCAACTAACACTTTTCGTTCTTCATTTCGTTCCTTTATAGCTTCCCTTAATTTATCCTCCGTTATTTTTACGTTAAATTTTTCCTCAAGAACATCTATAAGAATTAATAATTCCTTTTTCCAATATTCAAAAGCATGTTCTTTATTTTGGCCTTGAGGTAAATGCATTACATGAGTCTGTTTAACATTATTTAAGATTTCATACATTTTTTTCTTTCCATCGCATGTAGTTTCCCCTACTATTAGATCAGAAAAGTAAAAATAAGGACATTTGTCAGTTATAGCATATCCATAACTCGATTTAATCAATGGACATAAATTCTGAGGTAAATGCATTTCAGCATCTGCTACAGAACTATTATCAGTTCCACATAATGATACTGGAACTGCTCCAGCTGCATCAATAATTTCTAATGGAGTATAGGTACAAAAAGTTCCTACTACCTTAACCCCTTTATCCCTAAACTCCTTAACCTTTAAAAAGCCTTCTCGCTTAGCTTCTTCATATTCATCAAAATTATCTGGTAGTCGATTCATATTATCCAACTCCTTAACTTTCCTTTATTTAATAAGCATATCGTCAAATTAATTATATCTAGTCTAGTACCTTACAATCAAATTACTTTTATCTATAACAGTTTAATTATTATAGATTAGATTAATTATTATAGATTAGATTTTACCAATCCCCGTAATTTGGTATTAATTATCCAATGGACTAATAATAATTTATATAGTAAGATTAATCTGATATAATAGTAAGTTATATATTAAATCACTTTAGTGAAATAAAATTTTGGAGGTTAAATATATGAAAACGAATATTTATGTATTGTACGGTGGTAAATCTGTTGAGCATGAGGTTTCCTTAAAAAGTGCAACTGCTGTTATTAACTCACTAGATAAAGATAAATATAATGTCTATCCAGTTTATATTACAAATGATGGAATCTGGTGTCCATTAGGATTATTAGAAGGCAAAATAGAGGACCCTGATGAACTCAGAAGGACTACTACAAATACTTTAGCTGAATCTATAGGGGATTTTTTATTAAATCAATTTAAAAGTAATGAAAAAAGTATTATATTCCCTGCATTACATGGTACAAATGGAGAGGACGGTACAATTCAGGGACTTCTGGAATTATTAAATATTCCATATGTAGGTAATGAAGTATTATCATCTGCGGCCGGAATGGATAAAGTAATTATGAGGGATTTATTTGCAGAACACAATATACCCCAAACAAAATATACTTCTATTAAACTACATAACTGGGAAGAAGATAAAGATACAGCTTGCCAAAAAATAGAAGACGATTTAAACTACCCATATTATATAAAGCCCGCTAATTTAGGCTCAAGTGTTGGTATAAATCGAGTTGAAAATCGTGAGGAGCTTAAAAAAGCCATTGACGAGGCTTTCTTATATGATTATAAAGTAATTATAGAAGAGGAGGTTATTGCTAGGGAAATGCAAATATCCGTAGTGGGAAATAATCATCCAAAAGCTTCAGTACCTGGAGAATTTATTATGGAAGATCCTTTCTTTGACTATAATGCTAAGTATATTGATGGTAAAATTATTCCTGTAATCCCTGCAAAACTAACACCAGAAGTAACTATTCAAGTTAGAAAACTTGCAGAAAAAACTTTTAAAATTTTAGATTGCCGTGGCCTTGCAAGAGTGGATATTTTTGTTACAGATGACAATGAAATTTATGTCAACGAAATAAATACAATGCCTGGTTTTACAGCTGTAAGTATGACACCTGTTCTATGGGGAGCTACTGATGGTACTACTTATTCCCAATTAGTTGAAAAATTAATAAAATTAGCTTTCGATAGATATAACGAGAAAAATAATATTTTAAACACTAAAGCATAGAGAGGAGGACATAGAAATGTCTCCTTATACCCTTTAAGATATATTGTGACATTTCTATAGTAAAATGATTAGACGGAATTTAAAAGAAATTAAAAAAATGGTTGAAGGCTCTAATTTAGAAAATAAATTTGAAAACTTAACTATAGAAGGAGTCTCTACAGAT includes these proteins:
- a CDS encoding TIGR01212 family radical SAM protein (This family includes YhcC from E. coli K-12, an uncharacterized radical SAM protein.), coding for MIWGDKRYRSFNYEMRKIFGEKVMKLSLDGGFTCPNRDGTIGNKGCIFCGEEGSGEFAASRYLPIREQMEQQKKLLSKKWPVGKSIAYFQSFTNTYAPIVDLEKKYTEAIVQNGIVGLAIATRPDCLSKGVLDLLSKFNEKTFLWIELGLQTIYDNTSKFIRRGYELECYERAVEELNKRNIKVVTHLIFGLPNESHKDILSSVKYVANTNTWGVKFHTLYIQKGTDLYKHYERTPFPILSREEYISLVCNSIERLPQDMVIHRLTGDGKRELLVEPKWTLDKLKVLSGIDMELKRRNSFQGSIKV
- a CDS encoding double-cubane-cluster-containing anaerobic reductase, with protein sequence MNRLPDNFDEYEEAKREGFLKVKEFRDKGVKVVGTFCTYTPLEIIDAAGAVPVSLCGTDNSSVADAEMHLPQNLCPLIKSSYGYAITDKCPYFYFSDLIVGETTCDGKKKMYEILNNVKQTHVMHLPQGQNKEHAFEYWKKELLILIDVLEEKFNVKITEDKLREAIKERNEERKVLVDFYELGKLNPSPISGYEINTVMEAMGFEFDKKKMRQDITKRTEELKEKYEKEFKGKKSNRPRIVITGCPSNGVREKVLKQIEDLGADIVCFENCSGPKEKMELVNETIDPIDALAQKYLNVNCSVMTPNPGRLDVLGEMIDDYEADGVIEIILQACHTFNVESYNVKNLVTKEKGLPYICIETDYSEFDTGQLNTRLNAFLEML
- a CDS encoding D-alanine--D-alanine ligase; the encoded protein is MKTNIYVLYGGKSVEHEVSLKSATAVINSLDKDKYNVYPVYITNDGIWCPLGLLEGKIEDPDELRRTTTNTLAESIGDFLLNQFKSNEKSIIFPALHGTNGEDGTIQGLLELLNIPYVGNEVLSSAAGMDKVIMRDLFAEHNIPQTKYTSIKLHNWEEDKDTACQKIEDDLNYPYYIKPANLGSSVGINRVENREELKKAIDEAFLYDYKVIIEEEVIAREMQISVVGNNHPKASVPGEFIMEDPFFDYNAKYIDGKIIPVIPAKLTPEVTIQVRKLAEKTFKILDCRGLARVDIFVTDDNEIYVNEINTMPGFTAVSMTPVLWGATDGTTYSQLVEKLIKLAFDRYNEKNNILNTKA